A window of Rufibacter sp. LB8 contains these coding sequences:
- the nuoH gene encoding NADH-quinone oxidoreductase subunit NuoH, with the protein MELSVLVVKALIIFGVFGITLLIATYSTYAERKVAAFIQDRVGPNRAGPLGLFQPLADAVKLFFKEEFVPANANKFLFIAGPSLAMLTACMSSAVIPFGNTLLIDGQYIAVQAIEVNIGILYIFGVVALGVYGIMIGGWASNNKFSLLGAIRAASQNISYELAMGMSIIALLVLTGSLSLGVIARQQGETLFGISGMNWNIFYQPVGFLIFLVCAFAETNRVPFDLPECETELVGGYHTEYSSMGMGLYLFAEYVNIFVASAVMATLYFGGYNFPFMYDLGLPHNVVTILGTVVLFIKILMFIFFFMWVRWTLPRFRYDQLMNLGWKILIPLSIANVVITAAVILLKEEYFR; encoded by the coding sequence TGCCACGTATTCTACCTACGCTGAACGCAAAGTGGCGGCCTTCATTCAAGACCGCGTGGGTCCTAACCGGGCCGGTCCGCTGGGCTTGTTTCAGCCATTGGCCGATGCCGTGAAACTGTTCTTCAAAGAAGAATTCGTGCCGGCCAATGCCAACAAATTCCTGTTCATTGCGGGACCGTCTTTGGCTATGTTAACGGCCTGTATGTCCAGCGCGGTGATTCCGTTTGGCAATACCTTGTTGATTGACGGTCAGTACATTGCGGTGCAGGCCATTGAGGTGAACATCGGGATTCTCTACATCTTTGGCGTAGTGGCGTTGGGTGTGTACGGCATCATGATTGGCGGCTGGGCGTCTAACAACAAATTCTCGTTGTTGGGAGCCATTCGCGCGGCGTCACAGAACATCAGTTACGAGTTGGCCATGGGTATGTCCATCATCGCGCTGTTAGTCTTGACCGGCTCTCTTTCTTTGGGCGTGATTGCAAGGCAGCAGGGCGAAACGCTGTTCGGTATCTCCGGCATGAACTGGAACATTTTCTATCAGCCGGTAGGCTTTTTAATTTTCCTGGTGTGTGCCTTCGCCGAAACCAACCGCGTGCCCTTTGACTTACCTGAGTGCGAGACGGAGCTGGTAGGAGGTTATCACACCGAGTATAGCTCTATGGGTATGGGCTTATATTTGTTTGCCGAATATGTGAACATCTTCGTGGCCTCGGCCGTGATGGCGACGCTGTACTTTGGCGGCTACAACTTCCCGTTCATGTATGACCTGGGCTTGCCGCACAACGTGGTGACCATTTTGGGTACGGTGGTGCTGTTTATAAAAATTCTGATGTTCATTTTCTTCTTCATGTGGGTGCGCTGGACCTTGCCGCGTTTCCGGTATGACCAATTGATGAACTTGGGCTGGAAAATCTTGATTCCGCTTTCTATCGCCAATGTGGTGATTACGGCTGCGGTTATTCTGCTGAAAGAAGAATATTTCAGATAG